Proteins from a single region of Streptomyces griseiscabiei:
- a CDS encoding TIGR03936 family radical SAM-associated protein, whose amino-acid sequence MQRIRLRYTKRGRLRFTSHRDFQRAFERALRRAEVPMAYSAGFTPHPKVSYANAAPTGTGSEAEYLEIALTDARDPEKLRILLDESLPTGLDIVDAVEARTSGLADRLTASVWELRLEGVDTEEAGRAVEAFKAADLVEVQRRTKNGVRTFDAREAVVELDSRDGRDAREGRAGSVGSDGSGMPGPLADRPTDQPCAILRLVVRHVTPAVRPDDVLSGLRAVADLAPPVPAAVTRLAQGPFDEETGTVTDPLAPDREAAPAPSTAEPAAAAKASAPVGPA is encoded by the coding sequence GTGCAGCGCATCCGACTGCGCTACACCAAGCGCGGCCGCCTCCGGTTCACCAGCCACCGTGACTTCCAGCGCGCCTTCGAGCGTGCGCTGCGCCGTGCCGAGGTGCCGATGGCGTACTCGGCGGGGTTCACGCCGCATCCGAAGGTGTCGTACGCCAATGCCGCACCCACCGGCACGGGCAGTGAGGCGGAATATCTGGAGATCGCGCTCACCGACGCGCGCGACCCGGAGAAGCTCAGGATCCTGCTCGACGAGTCGCTGCCCACCGGCCTCGACATCGTCGACGCGGTCGAGGCCCGGACCTCCGGGCTCGCCGACCGGCTCACGGCCTCCGTGTGGGAGCTGCGCCTGGAAGGCGTGGACACCGAGGAGGCCGGGCGCGCGGTCGAGGCCTTCAAGGCGGCGGACCTCGTCGAGGTCCAGCGCAGGACCAAGAACGGCGTACGGACCTTCGACGCGAGGGAAGCCGTCGTCGAACTCGACAGCCGTGACGGACGGGACGCACGGGAAGGACGTGCCGGGAGCGTCGGATCCGACGGCTCCGGGATGCCCGGTCCACTGGCTGATAGGCCGACGGACCAGCCCTGTGCGATACTGCGCCTGGTTGTTCGGCACGTGACGCCTGCCGTACGACCCGACGACGTCCTGTCCGGTCTCCGCGCCGTGGCCGACCTGGCGCCGCCGGTCCCCGCAGCGGTGACCAGGCTGGCGCAGGGGCCTTTCGATGAAGAGACCGGCACGGTGACCGACCCGCTCGCGCCCGACCGCGAGGCAGCGCCGGCCCCCTCAACGGCCGAACCCGCTGCCGCCGCGAAGGCGTCGGCGCCGGTGGGTCCCGCGTAG
- a CDS encoding collagen-like domain-containing protein: protein MSPERRTMSLIGPLARHRVTQVGTVASLALAVTAGLTGPASAATRSVSEHSTTTRAGNDECPPADEHGEHHDDNGQHQAEHDGSSDWYDQDGHARTTALGGNDDQCEQEPGGPTGPPGPEGPPGPQGPAGPVGPKGEPGKPGKPGMKGDTGETGDTGPQGPQGETGPQGPQGEIGPKGDKGDPGGTVPGPKGEKGDPGEIGPKGDQGEPGTVGPAGPAGSTGPAGPAGPAGPTGPAGPTGPCADIDAAQDSKKREFRVVLSKGRVFAGIRDLQGKASHPFLWTDLSTHPNFPSGGRDSQGRHVGHACGVSVNTHSPDDTQEHGQKETGKDTGKETGKEHSTGTGTGTGHSQGTGTGQSHSQGTGQSTGQGHTQQTGQSHTQGTAQSQTQQTGQSHSQGQPQSATQTTGADTGKDHGTGSSGTGTGKDHGEDKGQYNGGHASADKGLVKFNVVTTVGQVWETTCVPVDTRPHATLNCDDARGNPRPWYRVELQPSDNIVNGGSIVTPRVSGS from the coding sequence ATGAGTCCTGAGCGCAGGACGATGTCGCTGATAGGCCCGCTGGCCCGCCACAGAGTCACCCAGGTCGGCACTGTCGCCTCACTCGCGCTGGCGGTGACGGCCGGACTGACCGGCCCCGCCTCCGCGGCAACGCGAAGCGTGTCCGAGCACTCCACCACGACGAGAGCCGGCAACGACGAATGCCCTCCCGCCGACGAACACGGCGAGCACCACGACGACAACGGGCAGCACCAGGCCGAGCACGACGGCTCGTCCGACTGGTACGACCAGGACGGCCACGCGCGTACGACGGCACTCGGCGGCAACGACGACCAGTGCGAGCAGGAGCCCGGGGGCCCGACCGGGCCACCCGGACCGGAGGGGCCTCCCGGGCCGCAGGGACCCGCCGGGCCGGTCGGACCGAAGGGTGAGCCCGGGAAGCCGGGCAAGCCCGGGATGAAGGGCGACACCGGCGAGACCGGCGACACCGGGCCTCAGGGTCCCCAGGGCGAGACCGGCCCTCAGGGTCCCCAGGGCGAGATCGGCCCCAAGGGCGACAAGGGTGACCCCGGCGGCACCGTCCCCGGTCCCAAGGGCGAGAAGGGCGACCCTGGCGAGATCGGCCCGAAGGGTGACCAGGGCGAGCCCGGCACGGTAGGCCCCGCGGGCCCGGCCGGGTCCACCGGCCCCGCCGGACCGGCCGGCCCCGCAGGCCCCACTGGCCCTGCCGGACCCACCGGCCCCTGCGCCGACATCGACGCCGCGCAGGACTCCAAGAAGCGCGAGTTCCGGGTCGTCCTGTCCAAGGGGCGGGTCTTCGCCGGCATCCGCGACCTCCAGGGCAAGGCCTCCCACCCGTTCCTGTGGACCGACCTGAGCACCCACCCCAACTTCCCCTCGGGCGGCCGTGATTCACAGGGCCGCCACGTCGGCCACGCCTGCGGTGTCTCCGTCAACACGCACTCGCCCGACGACACCCAGGAACACGGTCAGAAGGAGACGGGCAAGGACACGGGCAAGGAGACCGGCAAGGAGCACAGCACCGGCACCGGGACCGGGACCGGCCACAGCCAGGGCACGGGCACGGGGCAGAGCCACAGCCAGGGCACCGGCCAGAGCACCGGCCAGGGTCACACCCAGCAGACGGGCCAGAGCCACACGCAGGGCACCGCCCAGAGCCAGACGCAGCAGACCGGCCAGAGCCACAGCCAGGGTCAGCCCCAGAGCGCGACCCAGACGACCGGTGCGGACACGGGCAAGGACCACGGCACCGGCAGCAGCGGCACGGGCACCGGCAAGGACCACGGCGAGGACAAGGGCCAGTACAACGGCGGCCACGCGAGCGCCGACAAGGGCCTCGTCAAGTTCAACGTCGTCACCACCGTGGGCCAGGTCTGGGAGACCACCTGCGTCCCGGTCGACACCCGCCCCCACGCCACCCTGAACTGCGACGACGCCCGCGGCAACCCGCGCCCCTGGTACCGGGTCGAGCTCCAGCCCTCGGACAACATCGTCAACGGCGGCTCGATCGTCACCCCCCGCGTGAGCGGCAGCTAA
- a CDS encoding TIGR03960 family B12-binding radical SAM protein — protein MTVESVFPQLEALLPHVQKPIQYVGGELNSTVKPWESADVRWALMYPDAYEVGLPNQGVMILYEVLNEREGVLAERTYSVWPDLEALMREHDVPQFTVDGHRPVKAFDVFGLSFSTELGYTNMLTALDLAGIPLESRDRTLDDPIVLAGGHAAFNPEPIADFIDAAIIGDGEQAVLDMTEIIRAWKAEGRPGGREEVLLRLAKTGSVYIPAFYDVEYLPDSRIGRVVPNRSGVPWRVSKHTVMDLDEWPYPKQPLVPLAETVHERMSVEIFRGCTRGCRFCQAGMITRPVRERSITGIGDMVEKGLKATGFEEVGLLSLSSADHSEIGDIAKGLADRYEEDKVGLSLPSTRVDAFNVDLANELTRNGRRSGLTFAPEGGSERMRKVINKMVSEEDLIRTVSTAYGNGWRQVKLYFMCGLPTETDEDVLQIADMAMNVIAEGRKVSGQNDIRCTVSIGGFVPKPHTPFQWAPQLSAEETDARLEKLRDRIRGDKKYGRSIGFRYHDGKPGIVEGLLSRGDRRIGSVIRAVYEDGGRFDGWREHFSYDRWMSCADKALADFGLDVDWYTTRERTYEEVLPWDHLDSGLDKDWLWEDWQDALDETEVEDCRWTPCFDCGVCPQMDTHIQIGPTGKKLLPLTVKQPVGSGQHSH, from the coding sequence ATGACAGTCGAGTCGGTCTTCCCACAGCTAGAGGCCCTGCTCCCGCATGTGCAGAAGCCGATCCAGTACGTGGGCGGTGAGCTGAACTCCACCGTCAAGCCGTGGGAGTCCGCGGACGTCCGCTGGGCGCTGATGTACCCGGACGCGTACGAGGTCGGTCTGCCCAACCAGGGCGTCATGATCCTCTACGAGGTCCTCAACGAGCGTGAGGGCGTCCTCGCCGAGCGCACGTACAGCGTGTGGCCGGACCTGGAGGCGCTGATGCGTGAGCACGACGTCCCGCAGTTCACCGTCGACGGCCATCGCCCGGTGAAGGCCTTCGACGTGTTCGGTCTGTCCTTCTCCACGGAGCTGGGCTACACCAACATGCTGACCGCGCTGGACCTGGCCGGGATCCCCCTGGAGTCCAGGGACCGCACGCTCGACGACCCGATCGTGCTGGCCGGCGGCCACGCGGCCTTCAACCCCGAGCCGATCGCCGACTTCATCGACGCGGCGATCATCGGCGACGGCGAGCAGGCCGTGCTCGACATGACCGAGATCATCCGCGCCTGGAAGGCCGAGGGCCGGCCGGGAGGCCGCGAGGAGGTCCTGCTCCGTCTCGCGAAGACCGGCTCGGTCTACATCCCGGCCTTCTACGACGTCGAGTACCTCCCCGACAGCCGTATCGGCCGCGTCGTGCCGAACAGGTCGGGTGTCCCGTGGCGGGTGTCCAAGCACACCGTCATGGACCTCGACGAGTGGCCGTACCCCAAGCAGCCGCTGGTCCCGCTCGCCGAGACGGTCCACGAGCGCATGTCCGTGGAGATCTTCCGCGGCTGCACCCGCGGCTGCCGCTTCTGCCAGGCGGGCATGATCACCCGCCCGGTCCGCGAGCGCTCCATCACCGGCATCGGCGACATGGTCGAGAAGGGCCTGAAGGCGACCGGCTTCGAGGAGGTCGGCCTGCTCTCCCTCTCCTCCGCCGACCACAGCGAGATCGGCGACATCGCCAAGGGCCTCGCGGACCGGTACGAGGAGGACAAGGTCGGTCTGTCCCTCCCCTCGACCCGCGTGGACGCCTTCAACGTCGACCTCGCCAACGAGCTGACGAGGAACGGCCGCCGCTCCGGTCTGACCTTCGCCCCCGAGGGCGGCTCCGAGCGCATGCGCAAGGTCATCAACAAGATGGTCTCGGAGGAGGACCTGATCCGGACCGTCTCCACCGCGTACGGCAACGGCTGGCGCCAGGTGAAGCTGTACTTCATGTGCGGCCTGCCGACCGAGACCGACGAGGACGTCCTCCAGATCGCCGACATGGCGATGAACGTGATCGCCGAGGGCCGCAAGGTCTCCGGCCAGAACGACATCCGCTGCACGGTGTCGATCGGCGGGTTCGTCCCCAAGCCGCACACCCCGTTCCAGTGGGCGCCGCAGCTGAGCGCCGAGGAGACGGACGCGCGTCTGGAGAAGCTCCGCGACAGGATCCGCGGCGACAAGAAGTACGGCCGCTCCATCGGCTTCCGCTACCACGACGGCAAGCCCGGCATCGTCGAGGGCCTGCTGTCGCGCGGCGACCGCCGTATCGGCTCCGTCATCCGCGCGGTCTACGAGGACGGCGGCCGCTTCGACGGCTGGCGCGAGCACTTCTCCTACGACCGCTGGATGAGCTGCGCGGACAAGGCCCTCGCCGACTTCGGTCTCGACGTCGACTGGTACACCACCCGCGAGCGCACCTACGAGGAGGTCCTCCCCTGGGACCACCTCGACTCCGGCCTCGACAAGGACTGGCTCTGGGAGGACTGGCAGGACGCCCTCGACGAGACCGAGGTCGAGGACTGCCGCTGGACGCCGTGCTTCGACTGCGGGGTGTGCCCGCAGATGGACACGCACATCCAGATCGGCCCTACGGGCAAGAAGCTGCTGCCGTTGACGGTGAAGCAGCCGGTGGGGAGTGGGCAGCACAGCCACTGA
- a CDS encoding CYTH and CHAD domain-containing protein, whose protein sequence is MADTKREIERKYESDESGLPDLTGVAGVATVIDKGVAELDAVYYDTPDERLAAASITLRRRTGGSDAGWHLKFPVSSGVRDEIRAPLSDTLPDELAGLVRSRVRTTELVPLVRLLSSRDVSELLDADGALLAEVSVDAVVAERLTEDGRTSQWSEIEVELADEGDPAFLDKVEKKLRKAGVRPSDSPSKLARALQETAPKKGRKKDKNKDKNKEKTDRTKAGAVAPVEPVTPGDHVLVYVCAQRDAIVELDPAVRRDVFDSVHSMRVATRRLRSTFKSFGKVLDRAVTDPIGDELKWLAGELGVDRDQEVLTERLTEALDALPETLVTGPVHARLRAWSRKDGGGSGPRRELIEALDGQRYLELLESLDAVIADPPLLEAAGGDPEKVITKAVRKDFAKVATLVEEALAQPSGADRDLAMHEARKKTKRTRYAAEAAHPLLGKPAKALVKDMKSLQTLLGDHQDSVMAREALRDLAHQAHAAPGESAFTYGLLYGREERRAELAEAALPETWAKIRADVPF, encoded by the coding sequence ATGGCGGACACCAAGCGCGAGATCGAGCGGAAGTACGAGTCCGACGAGAGCGGCCTGCCGGACCTCACCGGTGTGGCCGGGGTCGCGACCGTCATAGACAAGGGCGTGGCGGAGCTGGACGCCGTCTACTACGACACCCCCGACGAACGCCTCGCCGCCGCGTCCATCACTCTGCGTCGCCGCACGGGCGGCAGCGACGCGGGCTGGCATCTGAAGTTCCCGGTCTCCTCGGGTGTACGGGACGAGATCCGGGCCCCGCTGTCCGACACGTTGCCCGACGAACTCGCCGGGCTGGTCCGCTCCCGGGTCCGGACCACCGAACTGGTCCCGCTGGTCCGTCTCCTCTCCTCCCGCGACGTCAGCGAACTGCTCGACGCGGACGGCGCGCTCCTCGCCGAGGTCAGTGTGGACGCCGTGGTCGCCGAGCGTCTCACCGAGGACGGCCGGACCTCCCAGTGGTCCGAGATCGAGGTGGAACTCGCCGACGAGGGTGATCCCGCGTTCCTCGACAAGGTCGAGAAGAAGCTGCGCAAGGCGGGCGTACGGCCGTCGGACTCACCGTCGAAGCTCGCCAGGGCCCTTCAGGAGACGGCCCCCAAGAAGGGCCGGAAGAAAGACAAGAACAAAGACAAGAACAAAGAGAAGACGGATCGGACGAAGGCCGGGGCGGTGGCTCCGGTCGAGCCCGTCACCCCCGGTGATCATGTCCTCGTCTACGTCTGTGCCCAGCGTGACGCGATCGTCGAGCTCGATCCCGCTGTCCGCCGGGACGTCTTCGACTCCGTCCACAGCATGCGGGTCGCCACGCGCCGGCTGCGCAGCACCTTCAAGTCGTTCGGGAAGGTGCTGGACCGGGCAGTCACGGACCCCATCGGCGACGAACTGAAGTGGCTCGCGGGAGAACTGGGCGTCGACCGTGACCAGGAAGTCCTGACGGAACGGCTCACCGAGGCACTGGACGCCCTCCCCGAGACCCTGGTGACGGGCCCGGTCCACGCACGGCTGCGCGCCTGGTCGCGGAAGGACGGCGGCGGCAGCGGCCCCCGCAGGGAACTGATCGAGGCGCTGGACGGACAGCGGTATCTGGAGCTGCTGGAGTCCCTCGACGCCGTGATCGCGGACCCGCCGCTGCTCGAAGCCGCCGGAGGTGATCCCGAGAAGGTGATCACCAAGGCGGTCCGGAAGGACTTCGCCAAGGTGGCGACCCTCGTCGAGGAGGCCCTGGCACAGCCGTCCGGCGCCGACCGCGACCTCGCCATGCACGAGGCCCGCAAGAAGACCAAGCGCACCCGCTACGCGGCCGAGGCGGCGCACCCCCTGCTCGGCAAGCCGGCCAAGGCGCTGGTCAAGGACATGAAGTCCCTGCAGACCCTGCTCGGCGACCACCAGGACAGCGTGATGGCCCGCGAGGCCCTGCGCGACCTCGCCCACCAGGCCCACGCGGCACCGGGGGAGAGCGCCTTCACCTACGGACTGCTGTACGGCAGGGAGGAACGGCGGGCGGAGCTGGCGGAGGCGGCGCTGCCGGAGACATGGGCGAAGATCAGGGCGGACGTGCCCTTCTGA
- the rodA gene encoding rod shape-determining protein RodA, with the protein MTGNSFSVSGYGPERSGWTRLFARDSLARRLDWPILFSAIALSLIGVALVYSATRNRTELNQGDPYYFLFRHLLNTGIGFALMIGTVWLGHRTLRTAVPILYGISVLLILLVLTPLGATINGAHAWIVIGGGFSLQPSEFVKITIILGMAMLLAARVDAGDKPHPDHRTVVQALGLAAVPILIVLLMPDLGSVMVMVVIVLGVLLTSGASNRWVLGLIGTGATGAIAVWQLGVLDEYQINRFAAFANPELDPAGVGYNTNQARIAIGSGGLLGTGLFKGSQTTGQFVPEQQTDFVFTVAGEELGFVGAGLIILLLGVVLWRACRIARETTELYGTIVAGGIIAWFAFQSFENIGMTLGIMPVAGLPLPFVSYGGSSMFAVWVAVGLLQSIRVQRPMSA; encoded by the coding sequence ATGACCGGCAACAGCTTCTCCGTCTCCGGGTACGGTCCCGAACGCTCCGGCTGGACCCGGCTGTTCGCCCGTGACTCGCTCGCCCGCCGGCTCGACTGGCCGATACTGTTCTCGGCCATCGCGCTCTCCCTGATCGGCGTGGCCCTCGTCTACTCGGCGACCCGCAACCGCACCGAACTCAACCAGGGCGACCCGTACTACTTCCTCTTCCGGCACCTGCTCAACACCGGCATCGGCTTCGCCCTGATGATCGGCACGGTCTGGCTCGGCCACCGCACCCTGCGCACGGCCGTGCCGATCCTGTACGGCATCTCGGTCCTGCTGATCCTGCTGGTGCTGACCCCGCTGGGCGCGACGATCAACGGCGCCCACGCGTGGATCGTCATCGGCGGCGGCTTCTCGCTCCAGCCCTCGGAGTTCGTGAAGATCACGATCATCCTGGGGATGGCGATGCTGCTGGCGGCCCGGGTGGACGCCGGCGACAAACCCCACCCGGACCACCGCACGGTCGTCCAGGCCCTCGGTCTCGCCGCCGTCCCGATACTGATCGTCCTGCTCATGCCCGACCTCGGCTCGGTCATGGTCATGGTGGTCATCGTGCTCGGTGTCCTGCTGACCTCCGGCGCCTCCAACCGGTGGGTTCTCGGGCTCATCGGCACGGGCGCCACGGGCGCGATCGCCGTCTGGCAGCTCGGAGTGCTCGACGAATACCAGATCAACCGCTTCGCGGCCTTCGCCAACCCCGAGCTGGACCCGGCGGGCGTGGGCTACAACACCAACCAGGCCCGGATCGCCATCGGCTCCGGCGGACTGCTCGGCACCGGGCTGTTCAAGGGCTCGCAGACCACCGGGCAGTTCGTGCCCGAGCAGCAGACCGACTTCGTCTTCACGGTGGCGGGGGAGGAGCTCGGGTTCGTGGGCGCCGGGCTGATCATCCTGCTGCTCGGGGTCGTCCTGTGGCGGGCCTGCCGCATCGCCCGCGAGACCACCGAGCTGTACGGCACGATCGTGGCCGGCGGCATCATCGCCTGGTTCGCGTTCCAGTCCTTCGAGAACATCGGCATGACCCTCGGCATCATGCCGGTGGCGGGCCTGCCGCTGCCGTTCGTGTCGTACGGCGGATCCTCGATGTTCGCGGTGTGGGTGGCGGTGGGGCTGCTGCAGTCCATCAGAGTGCAGCGCCCGATGTCGGCGTAG
- the mrdA gene encoding penicillin-binding protein 2 — translation MTNIPETGRTPRVQIRLIIIQILVFSLLGTLGGRLWYLQIREGDAYAKEASGNHVQQVVQPAVRGSILDARGVPIADNETRLVVSASRTDLLKMDDDGKAVLTKLAGVLDMKPRDVMDKVRLCDSETPQPCWNGSPYQPIPITDEATAKQALQIRERSEDFPGITAEPQAVRRYASPGGSKTSQVLGYLSPVTDEEITKAQDTDSPYLRSDQVGRSGLERQYDKELRGKAGVTRYEVDNLGRVIGEAEADPAQPGANLVTSVDARVQRIAEYELNDAMKEARKIVDRNTGTHYKADSGAVVVMEAKTGRVVAMASNPDYDPNAWVGGISAKDYARLTGKKSNYPLLNRAIQGQSAPGSVFKVIPTAAAVNAGYSFNGPYQCSSSYSIGGQVFKNFESQSHGAISLGKALEVSCDTVFYRLSHEEWKRDGGIKPKKGANDWFYKTAHQFGLGAETGIDLPNEVTGRIPDRKWKQDYWKANKDAWCKYGKKGGSYAEQIAYENCLEGNRLRAGDSVNYSIGQGDTLVTPIQMATIYAAISNGGTLYDPTVGKAVISADGKHVQEIAPKSHGKLPMTKKTLGEIDEALEGVATRGTAAWRFEGWPQDKIPMHAKTGTAEVYGKQTTSWFTTYTKDYSIVMTISQGGTGSGASAPAVRKLYNALYGVSEDGKIDKKKALLPTPQKGLPKIESDGSIDAPKLEKYPPKKSAEEKAAEDARTLAAGPLAQPVSLPDLAAIVSTRGSGGNRAARRGERRRVAV, via the coding sequence GTGACCAACATCCCGGAGACCGGGCGGACCCCACGGGTCCAGATCCGGCTCATCATCATCCAGATCCTCGTCTTCTCCCTCCTCGGCACCCTCGGCGGCCGCCTCTGGTACCTCCAGATCCGCGAGGGCGACGCCTACGCCAAGGAGGCCTCCGGCAACCACGTCCAGCAGGTCGTGCAGCCCGCCGTGCGCGGCTCGATCCTGGACGCCCGCGGAGTGCCGATCGCGGACAACGAGACCCGGCTGGTCGTCTCCGCCTCCCGCACCGACCTGTTGAAGATGGACGACGACGGCAAGGCCGTCCTCACCAAGCTCGCCGGCGTCCTGGACATGAAGCCCAGGGACGTCATGGACAAGGTCCGGCTCTGCGACTCCGAGACCCCCCAGCCCTGCTGGAACGGCTCGCCCTACCAGCCGATCCCCATCACCGACGAGGCCACCGCCAAGCAGGCCCTGCAGATCCGCGAGCGCTCCGAGGACTTCCCCGGCATCACCGCCGAGCCCCAGGCCGTCCGCCGGTACGCCAGCCCAGGCGGCTCCAAGACCTCGCAGGTCCTCGGCTATCTCTCCCCGGTGACCGACGAGGAGATCACCAAGGCCCAGGACACCGACTCGCCGTACCTCCGCTCCGACCAGGTCGGGCGCTCCGGCCTGGAGCGTCAGTACGACAAGGAGCTGCGCGGCAAGGCCGGCGTCACCCGGTACGAGGTCGACAACCTCGGCCGTGTCATCGGCGAGGCCGAGGCCGACCCCGCCCAGCCCGGCGCCAACCTGGTCACCAGCGTCGACGCCCGCGTCCAGCGCATCGCGGAGTACGAGCTGAACGACGCGATGAAGGAAGCCCGCAAGATCGTCGACCGCAACACGGGCACGCACTACAAGGCCGACTCCGGGGCCGTCGTCGTGATGGAGGCCAAGACCGGCCGTGTCGTCGCCATGGCCTCCAACCCGGACTACGACCCGAACGCCTGGGTCGGCGGCATCTCCGCCAAGGACTACGCCAGGCTCACCGGCAAGAAGTCCAACTACCCGCTGCTGAACCGCGCGATCCAGGGCCAGTCGGCCCCCGGCTCCGTCTTCAAGGTGATCCCGACGGCCGCCGCGGTGAACGCGGGCTACTCTTTCAACGGCCCCTACCAATGCTCCAGTTCGTACTCGATCGGCGGCCAGGTCTTCAAGAACTTCGAGTCCCAGAGCCACGGCGCGATCAGCCTCGGCAAGGCGCTGGAGGTCTCCTGCGACACCGTCTTCTACCGCCTCTCCCACGAGGAGTGGAAGCGCGACGGCGGCATCAAGCCCAAGAAGGGCGCCAACGACTGGTTCTACAAGACCGCCCACCAGTTCGGCCTCGGCGCCGAGACCGGCATCGACCTGCCCAACGAGGTCACCGGCCGCATCCCGGACCGCAAGTGGAAGCAGGACTACTGGAAGGCCAACAAGGACGCCTGGTGCAAGTACGGCAAGAAGGGCGGCTCGTACGCCGAGCAGATCGCCTACGAGAACTGCCTCGAAGGCAACCGCCTGCGCGCCGGTGACTCCGTCAACTACTCCATCGGCCAGGGCGACACCCTCGTCACCCCCATCCAGATGGCCACCATCTACGCGGCCATCTCCAACGGCGGCACCCTCTACGACCCCACCGTCGGCAAGGCGGTCATCAGCGCCGACGGCAAGCACGTCCAGGAGATCGCACCCAAGTCGCACGGCAAGCTGCCGATGACGAAGAAGACCCTCGGCGAGATAGACGAAGCGCTGGAAGGGGTCGCGACCCGCGGTACGGCGGCCTGGCGCTTCGAGGGCTGGCCGCAGGACAAGATCCCGATGCACGCCAAGACGGGTACGGCCGAGGTCTACGGCAAGCAGACGACCTCCTGGTTCACCACGTACACCAAGGACTACTCGATCGTCATGACGATCTCCCAGGGTGGTACGGGCTCCGGCGCCTCGGCCCCCGCCGTGCGCAAGCTGTACAACGCGCTGTACGGCGTCTCCGAGGACGGCAAGATCGACAAGAAGAAGGCGCTCCTGCCCACCCCGCAGAAGGGTCTGCCGAAGATCGAGTCCGACGGCTCGATCGACGCCCCGAAGCTGGAGAAGTACCCGCCGAAGAAGAGCGCGGAGGAGAAGGCGGCCGAGGACGCCCGGACCCTGGCCGCCGGGCCGCTCGCCCAGCCGGTGTCCCTGCCCGACCTGGCGGCGATCGTCAGCACACGGGGGAGCGGCGGAAACCGCGCCGCCCGTCGAGGAGAGAGGCGGCGGGTGGCCGTATGA
- the mreD gene encoding rod shape-determining protein MreD — translation MRFNRMLLSTTLVIVALVIQVSVLARLHLPGAVPDLVLLTVLGLALVYGHVGGALIGFGAGLLSDLAPPADHAAGRYALVLCVIGYLAGLAKPETGRLKSATGPMAVVVVAALGATLLYAGVGALVGDDAARHVGLTSLLFTAALYDLLLAPFVVPGVMALARRAENDPLAETNSAAKAPDVSSGWLSGGTGLSIGNQRGGLRLKAARSRVARAGRIKGVKRL, via the coding sequence ATGCGCTTCAACCGGATGCTGCTCTCCACCACCCTGGTGATCGTCGCCCTGGTGATCCAGGTGAGCGTCCTCGCCCGACTCCATCTCCCGGGCGCCGTCCCCGATCTGGTGCTCCTCACCGTGCTCGGCCTCGCCCTGGTCTACGGCCATGTCGGCGGCGCCCTCATCGGCTTCGGCGCCGGGCTGCTGTCCGACCTCGCGCCCCCCGCCGACCACGCGGCCGGCCGGTACGCCCTGGTCCTCTGCGTCATCGGCTACCTCGCCGGGCTCGCGAAGCCCGAGACCGGCCGCCTGAAGTCGGCCACCGGGCCCATGGCCGTGGTCGTCGTGGCCGCGCTCGGCGCGACCCTGCTGTACGCCGGTGTCGGCGCCCTCGTCGGCGACGACGCCGCCCGCCATGTCGGCCTGACCAGCCTGCTGTTCACCGCCGCGCTCTACGACCTGCTGCTCGCGCCCTTCGTCGTCCCCGGTGTCATGGCGCTCGCCCGGCGTGCCGAGAACGACCCGCTCGCCGAGACCAACAGCGCCGCCAAGGCGCCCGACGTCTCCTCCGGCTGGCTCTCCGGAGGCACCGGCCTGAGCATCGGCAACCAGCGCGGCGGACTCCGGCTCAAGGCCGCGAGGTCCCGGGTGGCCCGGGCGGGACGCATCAAGGGGGTCAAGCGGCTGTGA